The genomic interval gtagctgggggtgggggcagggcctgAAGAGGCACTGTAGGCCTCAGCTGGGAGCTGGAGGAGTGGGAAACCCTGGGACTTTTTACACTTCCCAAGTGGAGTTTTCACCACGGTGAGCTAGAAAGGAGGGAGTAAGATATTGCTCAGATGCCATGGACTCTCACTCATCACACCAAGTTTAGTAGGTTTTCTTGAATATGTTTCTCCATTTGATGTATGTCCTTTTGCTGTTTCCagagattttaaattctttgcagCTTCACTGGGATTCAGTCCAAAGAGCTCCTTAGTCTGGAAGGGGAACTCCTTATCCCATCCTCTTTTGAGTACTTCTTTACTTTCTAGCACAGCAAGATAATCAAATTTCATCCCATATTTTCCCAAGTGCAGCCCTAGACTGAGCCATTTCTCCAAGGCTCTCTAGTTCCTTATGGTGGGAAATGGTAGTTAGACAGCAAAGTAGGAACAGCCAATGTGCTTATTTTTATTGGATGTAAGTGTGTCTCAGATCTGTCAGGATACAGTGCAAGAAGTATGCACATCTGTGTCTATGTCTTTACACACAGTCATGAATTCATACTGACACTTCCCATTCCAGTTCAACACCACAGGGGTTCCTCGTCAAAATTCCTAACTTCCTTTGCCAACAGTGAGAAACCTGGCTCTCATTTTCCATACTATAATTACTTGATTGGTCTGGAATACACATTAGTTTCAGTATTGCCTATCCATATCACTGTGAAAAACCAACTCCTCACTAGAATTCACTCATTCCCTGAAGTTCTTAAGGATGAGAACATTAGTTGAAGTATTATATTTAGGAACTATACATAGGGAGGGTGGATACACTCACagtattatatgcatgtatgaaaatgttgCAAAGAAATCCATTATTTTGTACattatgtattaataatgaaaaaatatacaaaaagacaCACTCAGTTAATTGTCCCACCCCTTATTCCAGTCTCACAACCTCAAGGCAACCAATGtttctagtttatttattcattcagtatttCTATGGAAATGTGCAGGTATATGTGATGTTTTGTACTTcctcttttgatttaaaaaaattttttttttgtactggggattggatccaggggtgcttaaccactgagccacatcttcatccccagcctatatatatatatatatatatatatatatatatatatatatatatataacatttggttgtagttggacacaatacatttcacatatttatttttatgtggtacggaGGATAGAAACCATGGTCTCGCACATGTGAAgctagtgctctaccgctgagccataaccccagccccccccaccaccaaagctttaaatttttttttcttttaaattgtagatggacacctttatttctatatggtgctgaggatcaacctcAGTGCTGCATATGTGCCAGGTAAGCacttaccactgagacacaatcctggctccccagccctttttattctttattttgttatagggtcttgttaagttgctgaggctggccttgaacttgccatgttcctgcctcagctccttagtcactggaatcacaggcatggcCACCAGGCCTGAGAAGCAGCCCTACAGCCCCATCCTGACCTGCTCCTGGATGTGACTTCTGAGAGCAAATACACTTGCAGGGGGGGACCTACCCTTCCAATTATAAGCCCAACATGCTTTCAGTTACAGTGCTAAGAAATAAAAGacgctggggctggggctggggctcagtggtagagcacttgcctcacacatgtgaggccctaggttggatcctcagcatcaagtagggataaataaataaaataagatagtgtgtccatctacaactaaaaagaaagaaggagacaaTACTGATACTTAGCATTTAATACAGAGAATACTGGGGGATGTTGTTTcacaaaatatcaaatatatatgacaagttacattaaaaaataaaatgccaaattcTTGAAAAATGCTATTCAGTGTTAATTAAGGAAAGTCACACAAAATATTCCTTAGCTTTCAGAATAAGTGCCTTGTGATTTTACTTTAtctacatattaaaaagaaataaaaaacttttaCACTCCCCCATGAAAAAGTCTATTgtttataatgaatttttttttattttataaaaacatagcTTTCAATTTGGAATGTGGCTTTCCATGCAACACAGTTCCTATGGAAAATGCTTCCCTGACGGAGTAAACCGCAAGGTGTTCTCAGTTATGACCACCCCACATCTTCTCACAACATCACACCTGGTAGGCTCACTGCTCCTTTCCCGTCAGTCCCCTGTGACTGCCTCCTGGGGGCTTTTCAGGCTCTTCCCAGCTGTGCTGGTCTCTCCCACATGACTCGTCATGTGAGTGCATTTTCAGGACCTCTGGTCATCACTCTGTTGCCCTTTGAGGACAACTTCTCATGCTCACTTCATCACTCGGGTGTCCCCTCTGTGCGTCTTCCTGTGTATACGGAGCCCTGAATTCCAGCAAAAGGATTTTCCACACTCAGAGCACTTCCAGGGCTTCTCTCCCGTGTGAACTCTCTGGTGTTCACTGAGGGAGGACTtctgagtgaaggctttcccacactcgCTGCACTTGAAAGGCCTCTCTCCTGAGTGGGTTTTCTGGTGGATCTGGAGGGACGCCTTCCTGGGATAGGCCTTCTCGCACTGGCtgcactcatagggcttctctgtAGAGTGAGTCCTCTGGTGTATGATAAGCTGCGACTTCCCACAAAAGGCCCTCTCGCACAAGCTGCACTCGTAGGGCCTCTCTCCTGTGTGTGTCCTCCTGTGGATGACAAGGTACGACTTGCTGCTGAAAGCCTTTCCGCACTCACTGCACCCATAGGGCTTCTCCCCGGCATGGGCACGCAGGTGAGCAGTGAGCTGCTCCTTCCTGCCGAAGGCCTTCCCACACTGGCTGCACTGGTGAGGGTTGTTGCCTGTGTGAGTGCCCTGGTGCACCACCAGCTGTGTCTTCATGTTGAAGGCTTTCCCACAGTCGCTGCACCGATAGGGCTTCTCTCCCGTGTGCATTCTGGTGTGAACCAGGAGGTAGGACTTACTCctaaaggccttcccacactcAGCGCACTTGTGAGGTTTCACTCCTGTATGAGTTCTCTGGTGTACAACAAATGGGGACTTCAAactgaaggccttcccacactcaCTGCATTCATAGGGTTTCACTCCCGTGTGGCTTCTCTGGTGCAAAATGAGCTGAGACTTCCAACTGTAGGCCTTCCCGCATTCGCCACAACCATAAGGCTTTCCTCCTGTGTGAACCTCCTGGTGGACGATGAGCTGCGACCTGAACGAGAAGACTTTTCCACACTCAGCACACGagtagggcttctccccagtgtggacTCTTTGGTGGGCATTCAGGTTGGACTTGGCACTGAAGGCTCTTTCACATTTGGTGCACTCGTAAGGCCGCTCGCCTGTGTGGATCCTGAGGTGCACGATGAGCTGCGACCTACAACGGAAGGCCTTTCCACATTCGTTACATACACAGGATTTTTCTATGCTATGAGCTCTTTGATGCTTAAGAAAACGTGATTCCTCACACCCATGAAAACCATCAGGCGTCTTTCTTACATAACCTCTGCTTGACTCCAAGTTTTGTGTCCAGCGTTTCCCAAGTGTATTACACTTATGGAGTCTTTGTCCTAAAGAAACGTGGGTTTTGCTTATGTGAAGTTTTCTGAACATATTACAAGCATGACTTCTCTCAATACTTTCAAACTCATCTTGATTTTTCTGGTACCAATCTTCCCAGACttctaaggaaaaacaaaacaccatgcAGTTCTTAAATTCTAATATGGAATTaattaaaaagctttaaaaaatgcatatagtAGCTGGGGAGTGTATCCCAGTAGTGGAGTATTTGCTtcacatgcatgaagccctgggctcagtcccagcacaaccaaaaaaaaaaaaaaaaagagtctgttTTTTAATTGTGTTACTAGGCCTATGCCACTGTTCAAAAGAAATACTGGCCAAGCATAGGGGGCAAGGGGTGACGGGGAGACTGGAATCAATCTCCTCATGAAATTGGCAGTGAATTAGCagtgattgaaaaaaaaagggggggggttcTAAAGGGGCTTAAAAAACTTACCCTGTACTTAGGGGCcaattcccaattattttatatatgaattttattattgtgAGATTTTAcctaattaaaaagtaaattcaggggctgaggctgtggctcagtggcagagtgctcacctagcatgtgtgaagccctaggttcaatcctcagcaccacataaaaaatggataaataaagtaaaggtattatgtccgaCTACAAGTTAaaaaactacaagtaaaaaaaaataaaaaataaaaaagtcaattcAGAGGACACAAGGTTCCTGGGGCCAGATGTTCAGGTCTGATGGCAACGAGACTTTAGAAAGGAGAACAAAGCTAGAAGCAGCGCACGCCTGCACTCTCAggactcgggaggccgaggcaggagggagCAAGCTCCAGGCCAGCGCCAGCCACTCaacaaggccctgtctcagagTAAAATAAAAGAGTCGGgctgtgacttagtggtagagcttgccCAACATACATGAagccatgggttccatccccagtactgcaaaaaaggacgatgaagggctggagctgtggctcagtgttgaagcacttgcctagcatgtgggaggcactgggtttgatccccagcaccacttaaaaagaaataaaataaaggtataaaaaatacaattaacttttaaaaaggagGATGAATGAATCCCAAAGCCTAACACTTCAAACCGAGAAAAAATGCCAAGTACAAACTTCCTGAGGAGAACTCCTTGGCAGGGTTTAAGAAACAGGAAACAGGAAAGGATGAGCATACCCAGGACCCACTGGGAAACAGAGCAGAGAGCAAGAAGCAAAGTCTGCTGTCACCCAGAGGTGCTCAGTGGAGACCCTCATTAATAATATTCTTCCTTAGAAAGGTGTGTCTTGTTATGACATAcacaatgagaaagaaaagggcaGAGAAGCACCGAGGGGCTGCCATGGGACTGAGGAAAGGGGAGGATCGCCAGCTCCCACACAAGGTGCAGGGCTCCTCAGAAACGCAGAGCATAGTGCAGGCAGAGGGCAGCTCTGGGCGCTACTGCATCTGAGGTTAGTGCCCACGCACCCACATGTGAGTCAACAGCCGGGCCTGAGTGCTGCATGCAGGAAAAGTGCACAGCATGTCAAAGTGACACAAGGTAAGGACCACCAGGGGACCAGGGCTGCAGGTGACAGCCCAGATCCAAGCCCAAACCTTGTCTGGTACTGATAGTAATGACCAGACCAGGGGCCAAGAGAGATGGCAGCAAGCGAAGGCCTGGGCACTGCTCAGGTCCAGGGCCGACCAGAATAGGCAAGGCCCTGTGTGGGCCTCGGCACACCCACTTCTCCAGAGTTCTTCCTACACAGCCCCACTCCAAGGGTAGTGGAAGGCCCAAGTTAGGGTTTGTACTGGGAAGTGAGGCAGTGGACAGACCACAAGGGGAAACTATTAAGTGGCTGGAAGGAAGGCCTGGCCTTGCAGACCACCTCTGCATAGTACTCCTCCATTGCTGGATTACTGCTTAACAGAATTAGTCAGAAAACAACAGAACCCCCCAGAATCACAGACTGGAAGCCTGCAAG from Urocitellus parryii isolate mUroPar1 chromosome 3, mUroPar1.hap1, whole genome shotgun sequence carries:
- the Znf26 gene encoding zinc finger protein 26; the protein is MAARDQTAPYWGLLSFNDVSLEFSWEEWQLLDSAQRYLYREVILENYSNLLSVGYHGTKPDLIFRLEQGEEPWILNAKMSTQNCPEVWEDWYQKNQDEFESIERSHACNMFRKLHISKTHVSLGQRLHKCNTLGKRWTQNLESSRGYVRKTPDGFHGCEESRFLKHQRAHSIEKSCVCNECGKAFRCRSQLIVHLRIHTGERPYECTKCERAFSAKSNLNAHQRVHTGEKPYSCAECGKVFSFRSQLIVHQEVHTGGKPYGCGECGKAYSWKSQLILHQRSHTGVKPYECSECGKAFSLKSPFVVHQRTHTGVKPHKCAECGKAFRSKSYLLVHTRMHTGEKPYRCSDCGKAFNMKTQLVVHQGTHTGNNPHQCSQCGKAFGRKEQLTAHLRAHAGEKPYGCSECGKAFSSKSYLVIHRRTHTGERPYECSLCERAFCGKSQLIIHQRTHSTEKPYECSQCEKAYPRKASLQIHQKTHSGERPFKCSECGKAFTQKSSLSEHQRVHTGEKPWKCSECGKSFCWNSGLRIHRKTHRGDTRVMK